Proteins from a genomic interval of Desulfatiglans sp.:
- a CDS encoding beta-ketoacyl-ACP synthase III yields MDVYINDISAFLPNNPVSNNEMEAVLGMINNIPSRTRKLVLRNNNIKTRYYAINLDSGKQSHTNAQLTAEAVRRLNPYSGFSLNEIQHLCCGTSTPDQIMPGHGLMVQGELGIGPCEVVTTSGICLSGVTAFKIACMNVAMGFSKNAVATGSETASSYIKSQMGQSIDPQKIDEINRRPVLSFEEDFLRWMLSDGAGAVFLSGSPRKEGLSLKIEWIEILSYANEFNTCMYAGACSSNDNSTKGWREFSSLHEAVNMGVFNIKQDVKLLNENIVTVSVNRAMKHVVNKYSLDPDKISWFLPHYSSNYFRKPLFDRMNEIGFGISESRWFTNLEYKGNTGAASIYIILEELFHSDKIRKGDTLLCFIPESGRFSIGYMLLTAC; encoded by the coding sequence ATGGATGTATATATAAACGATATCTCAGCATTCCTTCCGAACAATCCGGTTTCCAATAATGAAATGGAGGCTGTTCTGGGAATGATAAACAATATCCCCTCAAGGACACGAAAACTTGTATTAAGGAATAATAATATAAAAACCCGATACTATGCTATCAATCTTGATTCAGGAAAACAAAGCCATACAAATGCCCAACTCACCGCAGAGGCGGTACGCCGTTTGAATCCTTACAGCGGTTTCTCACTTAATGAAATCCAGCATTTATGCTGCGGTACCTCTACCCCTGATCAGATAATGCCAGGACACGGTTTAATGGTACAGGGTGAGCTCGGTATTGGTCCCTGTGAGGTGGTTACCACCTCGGGCATATGTCTATCGGGAGTAACCGCATTTAAAATTGCCTGCATGAATGTTGCCATGGGATTTTCCAAGAATGCAGTTGCTACAGGTTCAGAAACAGCCTCATCCTATATTAAATCACAAATGGGGCAATCCATAGATCCTCAAAAAATAGATGAAATTAACAGGAGGCCTGTACTGTCCTTTGAAGAGGATTTTTTAAGGTGGATGTTATCAGATGGTGCCGGTGCGGTATTTTTATCTGGCAGTCCTCGTAAAGAAGGCCTGTCACTGAAAATAGAATGGATAGAAATACTTTCCTATGCCAATGAATTCAATACATGCATGTATGCAGGGGCCTGCTCCTCTAATGATAATAGCACAAAAGGGTGGCGGGAATTTTCATCACTCCATGAAGCCGTTAATATGGGCGTCTTCAATATAAAGCAGGATGTGAAGCTGTTAAATGAGAACATAGTAACTGTTTCAGTAAACCGGGCCATGAAACATGTTGTAAATAAATATTCCCTGGACCCCGATAAAATTTCATGGTTCCTGCCCCACTACTCATCCAATTATTTCCGCAAGCCTCTTTTTGACCGGATGAATGAAATAGGTTTTGGCATATCTGAATCACGATGGTTTACGAATCTGGAATACAAGGGTAACACAGGCGCAGCATCAATCTATATCATTCTGGAAGAATTATTCCATTCAGATAAAATACGGAAAGGTGATACTCTTCTCTGCTTTATACCGGAAAGTGGAAGGTTTTCTATCGGCTATATGCTGCTGACTGCCTGCTGA
- a CDS encoding radical SAM protein — translation MKVLLVNPPNCGKSIPEERYGIDSLKQILRGEPLSLEVLAGALVDHDVKIVDLKTEKNDLAEIAQDFSPDILCITGMTCEANTMVSIATTIKRSVNALVVVGGIHASNCPEFFNLPDIDYIVLGLGKGSLLELVSNVEMRRDTTQIPGVIKTRPGRPMEYIFRKYSKADLLEEMPPRYDLVKDYRNSYYLPKLGIQMGFVVTAYGCPHGCSFCSIKGQTGGKYITHTVDSVMRDIGLMGDIPFIRLVDANTFGNPEHSKLICQKLIEQGIRKKFLADVRADTIVRDPEMIQAWEKAGLRAVIVGFEEINDSRLSAMGKKSDLSKNIEAISILKGLGISIIGDFIVDPDYNEGEFDMLSRFVNDNQIDLPMFTILTPIPGTPLYNKLKGKIVNDDLDYYTLTNAVIPTRLEEHIFYEKFSELISTGHKAPVI, via the coding sequence ATGAAAGTACTTCTTGTAAATCCACCAAACTGCGGCAAGAGTATTCCAGAAGAAAGATATGGCATCGACTCACTGAAGCAGATACTCCGAGGAGAGCCGCTGTCTCTTGAGGTGCTTGCAGGAGCGCTGGTCGATCATGATGTAAAAATTGTCGATCTTAAAACCGAAAAAAATGATCTAGCAGAGATCGCCCAGGATTTCTCTCCTGATATACTATGTATAACAGGTATGACATGTGAGGCCAATACAATGGTAAGTATTGCCACGACCATTAAGAGGAGTGTTAACGCACTGGTCGTTGTAGGCGGTATCCATGCCAGCAATTGCCCTGAATTTTTTAACCTGCCTGATATTGATTATATAGTCTTAGGCCTTGGAAAAGGCAGTCTGCTCGAACTCGTATCAAATGTTGAAATGAGGAGAGACACTACACAAATTCCCGGGGTTATTAAAACACGACCGGGCAGGCCCATGGAATATATCTTCCGCAAATATAGTAAAGCCGATCTTCTGGAAGAGATGCCTCCCCGATATGATTTGGTAAAGGACTACCGTAATAGCTACTATCTACCCAAGCTTGGGATTCAGATGGGTTTTGTAGTCACTGCCTATGGCTGTCCCCATGGATGCTCCTTTTGCTCCATAAAAGGCCAGACCGGTGGAAAATATATTACCCATACAGTAGACAGTGTAATGAGAGATATTGGATTAATGGGCGATATCCCCTTTATAAGGCTTGTGGATGCCAACACCTTCGGCAACCCGGAACATTCAAAACTTATTTGCCAAAAATTAATTGAACAGGGTATCAGAAAAAAGTTCCTTGCAGATGTAAGGGCTGATACAATTGTCAGGGATCCTGAGATGATTCAAGCCTGGGAAAAAGCAGGGTTACGGGCGGTGATTGTCGGCTTTGAAGAGATCAATGACTCACGCCTTTCAGCAATGGGTAAAAAAAGCGACTTATCAAAAAATATAGAGGCTATCAGTATATTAAAGGGGTTGGGGATATCAATAATTGGTGATTTCATTGTTGACCCTGATTATAATGAAGGCGAATTTGATATGCTCAGCCGTTTCGTGAATGATAATCAAATTGATCTGCCCATGTTTACAATACTTACACCGATCCCCGGAACCCCTCTATACAATAAGCTTAAAGGTAAAATAGTTAATGATGATCTTGACTATTATACATTGACAAATGCGGTAATTCCAACAAGGCTCGAGGAGCATATCTTTTACGAAAAGTTTTCAGAACTTATTTCAACCGGTCATAAGGCGCCAGTAATATAG
- a CDS encoding acyl carrier protein: MEAGSLEKEILDLIIEVCNVEDIPEKEIKPDDPLIGPDSPLMLDSLDSVEIVVAIQSQYTVRIDNQRLARRILKSLKTLADFVRSETQDR; this comes from the coding sequence ATGGAAGCAGGTTCTTTAGAGAAGGAAATACTGGATTTAATCATAGAGGTTTGTAATGTAGAAGACATTCCAGAAAAAGAGATAAAGCCTGATGATCCCTTGATTGGACCAGATTCTCCTTTAATGCTGGATTCACTTGATTCTGTAGAAATTGTTGTTGCTATCCAGTCTCAGTATACTGTCCGGATTGATAATCAAAGGCTGGCCAGGCGCATACTGAAATCATTAAAAACCCTGGCTGACTTTGTCAGAAGTGAAACTCAGGATAGATAG
- a CDS encoding ABC transporter permease, with product MNRLLAIIYKEILLLWRDRAGLAVLFIMPAILLLAITSVQHNVMITLNSPQVRMLLVDHDKGFVSEQIMIFFSKIPTIEMISKIDGHAPDKQEAFDKVAKGEYQFCLFIPAGISKKFKDTGINTETHFTKGGLTVNQTELNEGQPGLELYYDPVVQGAWRSAVEQSVKGAIFAIETKEGYTNLLDVLSKTPQMTLYDNRLQRGTPLNDVIANFSEDFKRESILKVDFKVAVTGKSRKIPNEVQHNIPAWTLFGMFFIVVPLSGNLIRERQEGTLTRLFTMPVSFLTLLTGKILAYITVCIIQCVLMFLVGMTLLPLQGLPPLELGSAPTALLMVVLSVSFAATGFGLMVGAVAKTYEQGSMFGSVSVVIGAAVGGVMFPVYVMPELMQKISSLSPFSWGLDAFFEIFVRGGGIRAVFLQSLYLILFGSVAMGIALWAVIREKKK from the coding sequence ATGAACAGACTGCTTGCTATTATATATAAAGAAATTCTACTTTTATGGCGTGACCGTGCAGGCCTTGCTGTACTGTTTATTATGCCTGCCATATTGCTGCTTGCTATTACCTCAGTTCAGCACAATGTCATGATAACCCTTAACAGCCCCCAGGTTAGGATGCTTCTTGTGGATCATGACAAAGGGTTTGTGTCAGAGCAGATCATGATATTTTTTTCTAAAATCCCAACTATTGAGATGATCAGTAAAATTGACGGCCATGCCCCCGATAAACAGGAGGCATTTGATAAAGTTGCGAAAGGTGAATACCAGTTCTGCCTGTTTATTCCAGCGGGGATCAGTAAGAAATTTAAAGATACAGGAATAAACACAGAAACACATTTTACGAAAGGAGGGTTAACAGTAAATCAGACTGAATTAAATGAGGGTCAGCCTGGTCTGGAACTGTATTATGACCCTGTTGTTCAGGGAGCATGGCGTTCAGCTGTTGAACAGTCTGTAAAAGGCGCAATCTTTGCTATAGAAACCAAAGAAGGATATACAAATCTGCTTGATGTTTTATCTAAAACCCCTCAAATGACTTTATATGATAACAGGCTGCAAAGAGGCACTCCTCTAAATGACGTAATTGCGAATTTTTCAGAAGATTTTAAAAGAGAAAGTATCCTTAAAGTAGATTTCAAGGTGGCCGTTACAGGAAAATCCAGGAAGATACCAAATGAAGTACAGCACAATATCCCTGCATGGACCCTGTTTGGAATGTTTTTTATTGTTGTTCCCCTGTCCGGCAACTTGATTCGTGAAAGACAGGAGGGGACTTTAACCAGACTATTTACAATGCCGGTTTCTTTTTTAACTTTACTTACAGGTAAAATTTTAGCATATATAACAGTCTGTATAATTCAATGTGTATTGATGTTTCTGGTGGGGATGACATTGCTGCCCCTGCAGGGGCTTCCGCCGTTGGAACTTGGATCTGCGCCAACCGCATTGCTGATGGTTGTATTAAGCGTTTCTTTTGCAGCAACAGGTTTCGGACTAATGGTTGGGGCTGTCGCAAAAACATATGAACAGGGATCGATGTTCGGATCAGTATCGGTTGTTATTGGGGCAGCAGTTGGCGGTGTAATGTTTCCGGTTTACGTTATGCCGGAATTAATGCAGAAAATTAGCAGCCTGTCTCCTTTTTCATGGGGATTGGATGCCTTTTTTGAAATATTTGTCAGGGGAGGAGGTATCCGGGCGGTTTTTCTGCAGTCATTATATCTTATTCTTTTCGGTTCAGTTGCTATGGGTATAGCCTTGTGGGCAGTTATTCGCGAAAAAAAGAAATAA